One part of the Solanum dulcamara chromosome 3, daSolDulc1.2, whole genome shotgun sequence genome encodes these proteins:
- the LOC129882385 gene encoding LOB domain-containing protein 24-like isoform X2 — MNHDVDARDKCAACKYQRKRCDENCPLAPYFPSNKVQEFQKVIRLFRISNIIKMLNSVVDNEKRAKMAETLMCEANIRYENPVHGCVAVERKLKLEIEETKKELDFVQKKIAFYKELRERSSSNKVVETSKPAGEVIEIKISF, encoded by the exons ATGAATCATGACGTAGATGCGCGGGATAAATGTGCAGCATGTAAGTACCAAAGAAAAAGATGTGATGAAAATTGCCCATTAGCTCCATATTTTCCTTCCAATAAagttcaagaatttcaaaaagttATTCGACTTTTCAGAATAAGCAACATCATAAAGATGCTTAATTCTGTTGTTGATAATGAGAAAAGGGCAAAAATGGCTGAAACTCTAATGTGTGAGGCTAATATTAGATATGAAAATCCTGTGCACGGTTGTGTTGCTGTTGAAAGGAAATTGAAGTTAGAAATTGAAGAAACTAAGAAGGAGCTTGACTTCGTACAGAAAAAAATTGCTTTTTACAAAGAACTTCGTGAAAGATCATCCTCGAATAAG GTTGTTGAGACATCAAAACCTGCTGGTGAAGTTATTGAGATCAAAATCTCGTTTTGA
- the LOC129882385 gene encoding uncharacterized protein LOC129882385 isoform X1 — MEFMVNNAFGFTRNNINEPDVSCEPIKGEEIFIEEHIERRNEDYAKLYDLVEECKKYSKLSFLIKLYHIKCLCRMTDKAISMILELLKYAFEDAKIPASFYEAKKTINKLGLNYTKIHACPNDCMLYFGKDDKGLQECKKCKTSRWKDNKTKQPAKILCYFPLKSRLQRLFMCSKIAESMRWHFLGGNQYGLMRHTRDSQTWKTFDLLHPEFAIDPRNVRLGLASDGFNPFGAMSTTYSIWPLILIPYNRPPWECMKQSSFILSMIIPGKKMPENDIDVYLQPLIQELRELWYDGVQTLDSSKNETFNESSFNVDD; from the coding sequence ATGGAATTCATGGTTAATAATGCTTTTGGGTTCACAAGGAACAATATCAATGAACCTGACGTGTCTTGTGAGCCTATAAAAGGAGAAGAAATATTTATTGAAGAGCATATTGAAAGGCGTaatgaagattatgctaagttatatgaTCTGGTTGAAGAGTGTAAGAAGTATTCCAAATTGTCCTTTCTAATTAAATTGTATCACATAAAGTGTTTGTGCCGAATGACTGACAAAGCAATAAGTATGATATTAGAATTATTAAAATATGCCTTTGAAGATGCCAAGATTCCTGCTTCCTTTTATGAGGCCAAGAAAACCATCAATAAACTTGGTCTTAATTATACCAAGATACATGCTTGCCCAAATGACTGTATGTTGTATTTTGGGAAAGATGATAAAGGCTTGCAAGAATGCAAAAAATGCAAGACATCTAGGTGGAAAGATAATAAAACAAAGCAACCTGCAAAGATTTTGTGCTACTTTCCACTAAAGTCGAGGCTACAAAGACTGTTCATGTGCTCTAAAATTGCTGAGTCTATGAGATGGCATTTTTTAGGGGGTAACCAATATGGATTGATGAGGCATACTAGGGATTCTCAAACTTGGAAAACATTTGACTTGCTTCATCCTGAATTTGCTATTGATCCTCGCAATGTACGACTAGGCCTAGCTAGTGATGGTTTTAATCCTTTTGGAGCAATGTCAACAACTTATAGTATTTGGCCACTGATTCTTATTCCATACAACCGTCCTCCTTGGGAGTGCATGAAACAATCTTCATTCATTCTCTCAATGATCATTCCAGGAAAAAAGATGCCAGAAAATGATATAGATGTTTACTTACAACCTCTTATTCAAGAGTTGAGGGAATTGTGGTATGATGGAGTGCAGACATTAGATTCTTCAAAAAATGAAACATTTAATGAGAGCAgctttaatgtggatgattag